In Criblamydia sequanensis CRIB-18, the DNA window CGCTTGTTTAGCTTTAGAAGTTGCAGCAAGACACGCTAAAAAATATGGCGGTGTAGTCGCTTTTTCAGGAGGGCTAATCGGAAACCCTTCCTCTGAAAAATATAAAGGCAACTTTGAAAAAACAAAGATTTTTATCGGCAATAGCGATAGAGACCCCTTTATTCCTTTAAACCGATCCGAAGAATCCAAAATTATTTTAGAAAGTATGGGAGCGGCTGTTACCTTAAACGTTTATGAGGGAATGGCTCACACGATAAATGAAGACGAAATCCGTTGGGTAAAGAAAAATATCCTTTTAACCTCTTAAACTTTGCAAAATGAATATAATACTGCTTGAAACACCCTTGACGATTGAAGAAGTAGACACCCTTCTAAAAGAATTCCCTCATTTTCTCTTTCTTCACTTAAGTGAGGAAGGTACGAAAGCATTGGATAAAGAGCACTGGGATAGGATTGAAGTCTATTTTGGAGAAAATCTAAAAAGGGAAGAAGTTCTTCACGCTGATCAGTTAAGATGGATCCATTCGCCTATAAACGATGTGACATTGCTGCCGATGGATGAAATTAAAAAGAAAGGAAATATCCTTGTAAGCATTACTGACAACCCGAATGTAAGACAAGCCGGCGAATTTATCTTTGCAGCCCTTTTAGGCTTTGCGAAACATCTATTTCACTGGAGAGATCTGACAAAATTCCCTAATTTGATTTGGGAAAATAAATGGAGTGATACGATTTGGGATTTAAAAGATAAGACACTCATCCAAATCGGACTTGATTCTGTTGGCGATGAAGTGACAAGGCTTGCTAAAAATTTTGGCATGAAAGTTTATGGAATCGATCATAAAAGAACCTTTCATCCAAACTGCAAAAAAGTACTTCCCTATAAGGAGCTTCATTGCATACTTCCCCTTGCAAATTGTGTAGTTCTCTCTCTTCCTAAAGAGAATTCCTTTAATGATTTCTTTGGCGAAAAAGA includes these proteins:
- a CDS encoding alpha/beta hydrolase; the encoded protein is MSFTLYHQGSLKTDSQVLILLHGRGAKAESMFSLGERLGNEKSYLAAINAPNNTWYPQSFMVEESLNQPFLRNSIEYVAKVIEDLAKIVSYERIYIIGFSQGACLALEVAARHAKKYGGVVAFSGGLIGNPSSEKYKGNFEKTKIFIGNSDRDPFIPLNRSEESKIILESMGAAVTLNVYEGMAHTINEDEIRWVKKNILLTS
- a CDS encoding NAD(P)-dependent oxidoreductase — its product is MNIILLETPLTIEEVDTLLKEFPHFLFLHLSEEGTKALDKEHWDRIEVYFGENLKREEVLHADQLRWIHSPINDVTLLPMDEIKKKGNILVSITDNPNVRQAGEFIFAALLGFAKHLFHWRDLTKFPNLIWENKWSDTIWDLKDKTLIQIGLDSVGDEVTRLAKNFGMKVYGIDHKRTFHPNCKKVLPYKELHCILPLANCVVLSLPKENSFNDFFGEKEFELLKNDLIFVCRGNVKSVNEKALINFMKKGFMRGLLIDADPSHPLSQNSPLFNFPESIITPQVEYLPETLSHKGFQNFHYNLRQYVHGNFSDMRELIYRPKLPEYV